From the genome of Alicyclobacillus sp. SO9:
TTGCTCTGCACATGAGTCCCGAAAATCCCATTGGTGAAATCCTCGTCCACGATGGATACAGCATGGCGAACGTAGACAACTTTCAAGGGACCATTGTTGGTACAGGAGGTCACGGGGCCTATCCGCATCTGGGGACTGACCCCACGTGGCTCTTGATACCTGTGCTGCAGGCTGTGCATGGGATTGTAGCACGAAGGGTTTCACCGCTTGAACCAGCTGTGGTCAGTATCGGCCAAATTCATGCTGGTATGACCAATAACGTCATTCCTACGGAAGTGACGGTAGATGGAACCCTGCGCAGTTATCGTCCTGAGATTCGACAGCAGTTGCTGGAGGAGGTCGAACAGGCGTTTTCCGTCACACGGGCTCTCGGGGGAGACTACAGCTTGGACTTTACACTGGGAGAACCGGCTCTTTACAACGACGGTGACGTCAATCAGCATATTCGAAGCGCTGTTTTGTCCATGTATCCAGATATGAAGGTGATTGACGCTCCCTTCGGCCTCGGGTCGGAAGACTTTGGCCATGTTACTAAGAAGGTTCCTGGCGCAATGTTCTTCTTGGGCTGTGGAAAAAATGATGGAATCCACAGGGGTTTACACACACCCCTCTTTGATATTGATGAAAGTTGCCTACCGATAGGAGCTGCAATTCTGACAGAGACCGCAAAGAGATTACTGAGCGGAGAGGCACAGTAAAAGGAACAAGCTGAACCTGAAAACAGGAGGTAATACCGTGACGCACAAACTGGCATTTATAGGCTTTGGTACAGTCGGCCAGGGTCTGGCGGAGATTCTGTTAGAGAAAGAGGCAGCTTTGACTGACCAATTGGGGGAGAAAATAGCTGTTGTTGCTATTTCGGATGCATTAAAGGGATCGCTTTACGACCCAGAAGGGCTTGAACTGCAAACTGCACTTCGCGTTGTCAATGAGACGGACAGCCTGAGTGCGTACCCCGATACACCGACTTTGACAAGAGACATGAATGCCTTTGACACGATTCAGCACAGCAGTGCCGACACTATTGTTGAGGTTACCTACACTAATGTAGAGACAGGGCAGCCAGCAATTGATCACTGCCGTTACGCTTTTGAAAGCGGGAAAAATGTCGTGACGACCAACAAAGGACCTGTGGCATTGGCTTACAAGGAATTGTCCCAGCTTGCGAAAAAGCGAGGCGTTCGCTGGGGATTTGAAGGCACTGTGATGAGCGGGACTCCCTCTCTGCGCATGCCGATTAATTCGTTAGCGGGCAACGAAATAAGGGAAATCAAGGGCATTTTTAACGGAACCACCAACTACATGCTGACAAGAATGGAGTCAGGATTGACTTACGCGGAAGCACTGGAAGAAGCACAGGCAAACGGGTATGCGGAGGCCAATCCGACAAGTGATGTAGAAGGCTACGATGCGATGTACAAGATACTCATTCTGTCGAACGTGATTATGAAGGTTCCGCTGAGCAAGGAACAGATTCAGCGGCGGGGGATAACAGACATTCACCGCTCAGATATTGAGCAGGCATCCAACGAGGGGAAACGCTGGAAACTGGTGGCGCGAGTTCGCAGGAATGAAGATCATACGGTCTCCGCCTCGGTAGCACCGGAACAGCTCCCCATGACCGACCCCCTGGCTGGCATCGCAGGCGCAACGAACGCTATTACCTATGACTGCGATTTGTCCGGTCCCATCACTTTGGTCGGAGCCGGGGCAGGTAAAGTGGAGACGGGCTTCTCCCTGCTCATCGATATTATCAATATAGTTCGCAATCAGATGTAGGCTGTGCAGAGTTGTCTGTGGACCGACGTAGAATTTCGCGAGTTAAATGCAGTCAAAACGCGGCAGGTTTTCTTGCAGTTGAAATGGTGGATATTGAAGGAGGAATACTGTATGAAAACACAGACGGCTGGAACCCCCATGTTGATAGCGGGCCAGTGGGAATACGGGCGTGACACGATTGATGTATTGGATCCACAAGACAACAGCCTGATTGATACGGTTCCTGCGGCAACGAAAGAAGACTTGCTGAGGGCTTTGGATGCTGCACAGGAAGGTGTCAAAATTGCAGAGCAGTTGACAGTGAAGCAACGAATGGAGGTATTGCAGGGGGCTGCGGACTACGTGGAGAGTCGGTCTGAGGAGTATGCCATTGTCATCGCCAGAGAAGCTTCCAAGACCATTCGTGAGGCGCGCAAGGAAGTCGCGAGGTGTGTGAAAACACTGCGTGTAAGTGCGGGCGAGACCAGACGGATTAGCGGTGAAACCATTCCCTTCGATGAGGCTGCAGGGGGTGAGAACAGGGTTGGATACTACTACCGGATTCCGATTGGACTGATTGCTGCTATCACACCTTTTAACGATCCGTTGAATCTGGTTGCACACAAAGTCGGCCCGGCCATAGCGGGCGGGAACGCTGTGATTGTGAAACCCGCCACGGTGACACCGCTCAGTGCATTGAAGCTGGCAGAGGCCTTCATTGCTGCCGGGCTGCCTGAAAAAGTGTTAACGGTCATTACTGGGCACGGCAGCGAGATTGGGGATGCACTTGTCAGTCACCCGGCAGTGAGAATGGTGAGCTTCACAGGAGGGCTTGATGCAGGCAATCACATTTCCAAAACCGCGGGACTGAAGAAGATTGGGATGGAACTAGGTTCAAATTCTCCAGTCATTGTGTTGTCTGATGCGGACTTGGAAGATGCAGTCCAAGCAAGCGTGTCTGGGGCATTTTACGCAGCTGGACAGAATTGTCTGGGTGTCCAGCGGATTTATGTTCAAAACGACGTTTACGATAAATTTATTGACAGGTTTGTTTCAAGCACGAAACACCTTCAGACCGGTGATAAACTCTCTGAGGAAACAGATATGGGTCCATTGATTACTGAGAAAGAAGCCAAGCGTATTGAAAAATGGGTAAACGAGGCTGTGCTGGACGGTGCCCAAATTTTAACCGGAGGTCACAGGAACGGTGCATACTATGAACCGACTGTGCTCGTGAATGTAACGCCCGGGAGTAAGATTGCTGTGGAAGAAGTTTTCGGACCCGTTGTCTCCATCTTTCGAGTATCCAATCTGAATGAGGCCATTAATTTTGCGAACAGTGTGAACTACGGCCTGCAGGCGGGTATCTTTACAAACGGTGTTTCGGAGGCCTTTAAAGCAATTCAGAGACTGGAAGTGGGGGGTGTAATGATTAATGACAGCAGCGACTACAGACTGGATGCGATGCCATTTGGCGGTGTAAAGGCATCCGGTTTGGGCAGAGAAGGCATCAGGTTTTCGCTTGAGCAAATGACAGAACCTAAAGTAGCTTGCTTTAAGTTGAGCTGATGGTTTCAGGAAGAGTCGCTGCGTGCGGCTCTGAATCTTAAGAGCGGAGCACTTCTTCAAGAATAGACGGATCCACATTATTTCCGGTCAATAGACAAATGTTATGTCGACCCAGTTTTTCCCGAAGTTGAGTCATGGCAGCGGCTACAGGTGTTGCAGCTGCTCCTTCAACTAGCATGCGGTGCTCTTGATATAGGTAGCGAAGACCCGCTTTAATGTCTTCTTCTGACACGAGCACAATTTCATCTGCCAGTTCTCTGACAATTGGGAAGGTAAACTTGTTGTCTAAACCTATACCTCCGCGAAGACTGTCTGCAAGTGTTTCTGCTTCGTCGACATCAACCGGCTTGCCGGCCTTCAGGCTTTCGTACATTGCGGCGCCGGACTCCATTGATACTCCGATGATGCGAACACTTGGGTCGACGGACTTAACAGCCATGGCTACACCAGCCATCAGACCGCCTCCGGACAAGGGAACAAGTACCGTGTCCAAATCTGGACACTCTTCCCACAACTCCAACCCGAGGGTCCCTTGGCCGGCAATAATCGTCTCGTCGTCAAACGGCTTGATAACTGTCATACCTTCATCTTGTACCAGCTTGTAGCTGTATTCTGCTGCTTCGTCCTGACTAGAGCCAACCCGTTTGACTTCCCCGCCCATCTGCTCGATTGCGTGGACCTTCATCTGCGGGACCTCATGGGAGACACAAACGACTGCACGCAGTCCAAGTTTTGCAGCAACATAGCTCACGGCCAATCCGTGGTTTCCTGTGGAAAAGGTTGTGATACCCTTGGCTCGTTGGGTTTCTGAAAGACTCAGTATCTTGTTTGCTGCACCGCGAATCTTGAAAGCACCTATCTCTTGAAGGTAATCCAGCTTTAAATACATGGAGGTACCTAAATCGCGAGATAGCGGCACACTGTGGACCAGGGGTGTCTTTCGTGCGAAAGCGTAGATTCTGTTTCTCGCTTGCCAAATCTCACGTACGAAATGCGGCCATTGTCTCTGAACAACCACTTTGTTTTGCTCCATTCGCTGCACCCTTCTTTCATCCGGCATTTCTATTAAAATGCTAATAGTATCCATAGCATGTACCCGCGAGGGACCCTCATCTAGTCCAAATTGTAGTTGCGGAACAGTTCACAATCCATTGTACAATTTACACGAAAACGAGTCTTAAGATTCATACAACTTGAGGAATCGTGTCAGAAACACAACTGTTATACGGTAAGACATAAGGTGGTGAATTTCTGTCGCATATACCTGTTCCGCAATACTGCGTGAGGACTCTGTGCGGATGCTAGGCGGCAACTGGACAAAAAAGAGGGGGGCATTCTAACGGTGTACATCTTTACGGAGCAGGAAATTCGAACAGCACTACAGTTAAATACAGAGGTAACTGAACAGGTGAAATCAGGTTTTCTGGCACTTGCAAGAGGACTGGTTGTGACTCCTCCAATTATGCGTGTAGATATTACAGATGCAAATGGGGAACTCGATGTAAAGACAGCTTACGTCAAGGGTTTGGGTCAGTTTGCAGTAAAGATGTCATCTGGTTTTTTTCACAATCCTGCCAAGGGTCTCCCAAGCGGGAGCGGCATGATGGTTTTATTCAGTGCAGTGAGCGGTATCCCTGAGGCAGTATTTCTGGACAACGGCTATATGACAGATGTGCGGACGGCGGCGGCTGGAGCTGTGGCTGCACAGTACTTGGCGCCCAACAACTGTCGAATTGTGGGTGTCATCGGAAGCGGGATGCAAGCGCAATATCAGCTTCAGGCACTGCGCTTAGTTCGTAGTTTTGACAGTGTGTTGGTGTACAGTAGAAATCCTGCCAATGCAAGGCGATTTGCGGAAAGAATGACGAAACAATTACAACTGCCGGTGCAAGCAGCTAGAACGCCGCAAGAGTTAGTACAACAGAGTGAAACGGTTCTTACTGCAACGCCGTCCAAAGTGCCGCTCATAGAAGCGTCATGGTTGCATAAAGGAATGCATATAACGGCCGTGGGGTCGGATGCCGAAGGCAAACAAGAATTGGATAGAGCTGTTTTAGCAGCGGCAGACGTGTTTGTCTGTGATCTGAAAAGTCAATCCGAGGTCCTGGGAGAGTTGCACCACGCCGTCAAATCTGGACCTTTGCCGAAGGGGTTTACAGTGACGGAGATAGGTGACATGGTAAGCGGGAAAAAACCAGGGCGGTCTCATAGTGAGGAAATCACGATATGTGATTTAACGGGGACTGGAGTTCAGGATACAATGGTAGCGATCTACGCCTATGAACTTCTTCGCAGCCAAGGTGCAGGCACAGAGTTTTGAGGCACTTGGGTTGTTTGGGGCGAAATTTCTGTTGTGATACTGAATTCAGTCTTCATGATTTGTTTTTATCATCAACTGATTGCCGTCTCCTTCCGCATTCGGCATTGTAGGAGGCTAAGGTGTGAATGAAGCTGATGAGGCGCCTTTAATACACCATGGACAAAAATGTGCTCGAAAATTCATACATACTTAAGAATTGTCTGAATCAAATAATTTATGTAGTCTTTAAACAAGGTCGTGAAGTTGCCACAATCCGCGCCACTGCAGTCTATCAGGCTAGTTTGTACACCTTATTTATAAGAAGATTCAGTTGTGTCTGATTGGACACTGTAGACGGAATTGTGTACCCTATTAAAGCAAAGGGGGTTGAAGTTTTGAGAAATTGATCTAAATCGACCAATTTCTTCAAACGGTCGGTGACCGGCAACTGTGTTGAAACTGTACGCTAGCTGCTTATAGACAAATACTTGGTGTCTGTGGGCCGTGCGCTTCTTTTATCCCCACATTACCCGCGCGTTTGTCTGCCGGCACTTCACATGAGTGTTTGTCTGTACAAGGAGTCTACCTGTTCAACCATGGTTGCTAAGAGGAGGCTGCGTACATGAAGCGGATTGCGGAGTTCAAAAGCAATTCACATTGCCTCCAGAAAATTTTCACAGGGGCATGTCCGAGTAGTCTATTTATCGGGGAAATCTGTCACGCTTGCAGAGAAGCTGCCAAGTGAGGCTAAGTGCTGCATGTGACAAGCTTATTACTGGGACATACTCCTGCATCAAGCTCCGGATGATAACGATATGAAACTGCCGGGGGTCAAATTGACGAGGAGGAGTTTTACTGTTGAGACCATTATCTAAATTGTCCATTCCTGTACTGATTGGTGCCGTTTCGGTTGCAGCGCTTACCGGCTGTGGAGCAAAATCGACCACTGGCGGTGGCTCGACGGGTAACAGTTCCGGCGGGAATCAAAGCACTTCATCCACCCCGAATAAAAACACTCTATTAGGTAAAGTAATGTCCACCCACACACTAACTATTGCTGAATCAGCGTATGCACCGGAAGACTTCCAGGATCCGAAGACCAAGAAATGGACTGGATACGACATCGATATTCTCAAAGGCTTCGCAAAGACTTTAGGAGCGAAGCTAAAGGTCGATTCTATGCCCTTCGCTTCTTCGATTCAGGCTGTTGGCAGCAAACGGGCAGACATAACTATTGATATCTACTACAACAAGAAAAGAGCGAAGGTACTCTCCTTTAGCCGTCCGATGTTGAACTACGCCGACGTCATTGCAGTCAATTCGAAGAATCCAAAGGTTTCTTCGCCGACGGTGGCTGCACTGAAAGGAAAGAAAATTGCTGTGGTTCAGGGATCCGCTGAAGTGGCAGAAGCCAAGAAAATCCCGAACGCCAAAATAAAGACCTACAGCACCGTGGCCGAGAGCTTCTTGGCGTTGTCCCAGGGACGTGTCGCGGCAGACCTTCAGCCCAGTACCGACCCGGCTTGGGCTGTTCATAAGAACTCGCATTTGAAGGTGAAGATTTTGGGTGATGTACCTTCCTCCATTTCACCGTCAATTCAGAGCTTGCGCGGCTATTATGGCGTTCCAAAAGGCACGTACAGCCAGAGCTTCCTGAAGAAACTGAACACGTACCTGAAGAAAATTGCTGCGAATGGTACAGAGCAAAAGATTCTCGACAAATACGGTTTGAAGAGTTCCGTCTTTTTGAAGGGAATTGCTCAGGCACCGAACACCTATAGCTAAGCCTGTGCAGCAAAAATGAAGATGACTCGATGGCCCGTGGGTCGACACGGGCCGCCGAATTGTTTTGTGACAATAAAATAGCTTCTGACAGACAGGGAAAGGAGGAATGGCCGGATGGTCTTTCACTATTGGATTCATTGGCTGCCCAAAATGCTGCAGGGCACAGTGGTAACGATAGAACTGACTGCAGCTTCTCTGCTGGTAGCATTGGTCTTTGGATTTATTCTTGCACTGGCCCGTTTGTCGCGGTTTCGCCTCTTGAATCTGATTGCCGCAGGATACATCCATATTGTTCGCGCCGTTCCAGTGTTGATTATCTTGTTTATTGTTTACTACACTCTTGGCCAAGTCATTCAGTTGTCAGGATGGCTGTGTGCTGTAATTGGCTTGGGCGGCTTTTATGCAACGTTGTATGGTGAAATCTTTCGCGGTGGAATCTTGGGCGTGGACAGAGGGCAAGTCGAAGCTGCAACTGCACTGGGAATGCCGCAACGCAAAATTATGAGAAAAATTATCTTGCCGCAAGCATTTTTCTCAATTCTTCCCCCAGCAACCAACCAGTTGAGCAATCTGATTAAAGATACATCACTGGTCTTCACGATAGCAGTGCTTGATCTCATGGCTCGGGCTTATCAAGCGTCGTCTTCCACGTTGCTTCCGTTGGATATGTTTCTTGAAGCTGGGGTTATCTATTTCATCTTTTACCTCATCCTATCCAAATTACTTGCGAGGTGGGAACTAAATGTCCAACGAAGTCGTAGTTAGTATCAAAAATCTCACAAAGAAATTTGGCGAACAAGTGGTGTTTGAAGATGTGTCGCTTGATGTCCATAAGAGCGAAGTTGTTGCCATTATAGGACCAAGCGGTGCCGGAAAGAGTACTATGATTCGGTGTATTAACAGACTGCACCCCTTTAATGACGGGCGACTGGAAGTGCTGGGACACGAATTGAAAGCAGGTCCAGCAATGCCGCCGAGAGACGTGTTGACCGATATTCGGCAACGAGTCGGTATGGTGTTTCAGACGTTTAACCTGTTTCCACACCTGAGTGTACTGGAGAACATTACTTTGGCACCCATGGAAGTCAACAAAATGTCCAAGAAAGCCGCAGGCAAACGCGCTATGGAACTGTTAGAGATGGTGGGGATGGTTCAGCACGCAGAGAAGTATCCAAAGAGATTATCCGGAGGGCAACAACAGCGAGTGGCGATTGCAAGGGCACTTGCGATGGAACCGGAAATCATGCTGTTTGACGAACCCACTTCAATGCTTGACCCGGAATTGGTCGGAGAGGTTCTGAGCGCAATTCAGCGATTGGCAAAGCGTGGAATGACTATGATTTTGGTCACGCATGAAATGATGTTTGCAAAGGAAGTAGCAGACACAGTGGTCATCATGGCGGACCACCAAATTGTTGAAAAGGGTAATGCACGAGAGGTGCTTGAATCTCCCCAAACAGACCGTGCTCAGTCTTTCTTGCACCGGGTTCTGCAACCTGTGGATACCTCAGATGAGATGTCCAATCTCGACTTT
Proteins encoded in this window:
- a CDS encoding amino acid ABC transporter permease codes for the protein MVFHYWIHWLPKMLQGTVVTIELTAASLLVALVFGFILALARLSRFRLLNLIAAGYIHIVRAVPVLIILFIVYYTLGQVIQLSGWLCAVIGLGGFYATLYGEIFRGGILGVDRGQVEAATALGMPQRKIMRKIILPQAFFSILPPATNQLSNLIKDTSLVFTIAVLDLMARAYQASSSTLLPLDMFLEAGVIYFIFYLILSKLLARWELNVQRSRS
- a CDS encoding amino acid ABC transporter ATP-binding protein, with the translated sequence MSNEVVVSIKNLTKKFGEQVVFEDVSLDVHKSEVVAIIGPSGAGKSTMIRCINRLHPFNDGRLEVLGHELKAGPAMPPRDVLTDIRQRVGMVFQTFNLFPHLSVLENITLAPMEVNKMSKKAAGKRAMELLEMVGMVQHAEKYPKRLSGGQQQRVAIARALAMEPEIMLFDEPTSMLDPELVGEVLSAIQRLAKRGMTMILVTHEMMFAKEVADTVVIMADHQIVEKGNAREVLESPQTDRAQSFLHRVLQPVDTSDEMSNLDFVADHGGDR
- a CDS encoding cyclodeaminase; this encodes MYIFTEQEIRTALQLNTEVTEQVKSGFLALARGLVVTPPIMRVDITDANGELDVKTAYVKGLGQFAVKMSSGFFHNPAKGLPSGSGMMVLFSAVSGIPEAVFLDNGYMTDVRTAAAGAVAAQYLAPNNCRIVGVIGSGMQAQYQLQALRLVRSFDSVLVYSRNPANARRFAERMTKQLQLPVQAARTPQELVQQSETVLTATPSKVPLIEASWLHKGMHITAVGSDAEGKQELDRAVLAAADVFVCDLKSQSEVLGELHHAVKSGPLPKGFTVTEIGDMVSGKKPGRSHSEEITICDLTGTGVQDTMVAIYAYELLRSQGAGTEF
- a CDS encoding M20 family metallopeptidase: MIDEKQLTASMAQSMAEQMTNWRRTIHANPELSFHEYGTSKYVASILETVPLLQVETGVAGTGVVATLGSGRPTVLLRADMDALPIDEQTGLPFASRNPGVMHACGHDAHTSIMLGAAHLLAGQFQEGKVQGTVKFMFQPAEEDVDENGLTGAPHMIEAGVLDNVDAAIALHMSPENPIGEILVHDGYSMANVDNFQGTIVGTGGHGAYPHLGTDPTWLLIPVLQAVHGIVARRVSPLEPAVVSIGQIHAGMTNNVIPTEVTVDGTLRSYRPEIRQQLLEEVEQAFSVTRALGGDYSLDFTLGEPALYNDGDVNQHIRSAVLSMYPDMKVIDAPFGLGSEDFGHVTKKVPGAMFFLGCGKNDGIHRGLHTPLFDIDESCLPIGAAILTETAKRLLSGEAQ
- the eutB gene encoding hydroxyectoine utilization dehydratase EutB; the encoded protein is MEQNKVVVQRQWPHFVREIWQARNRIYAFARKTPLVHSVPLSRDLGTSMYLKLDYLQEIGAFKIRGAANKILSLSETQRAKGITTFSTGNHGLAVSYVAAKLGLRAVVCVSHEVPQMKVHAIEQMGGEVKRVGSSQDEAAEYSYKLVQDEGMTVIKPFDDETIIAGQGTLGLELWEECPDLDTVLVPLSGGGLMAGVAMAVKSVDPSVRIIGVSMESGAAMYESLKAGKPVDVDEAETLADSLRGGIGLDNKFTFPIVRELADEIVLVSEEDIKAGLRYLYQEHRMLVEGAAATPVAAAMTQLREKLGRHNICLLTGNNVDPSILEEVLRS
- a CDS encoding homoserine dehydrogenase, which produces MTHKLAFIGFGTVGQGLAEILLEKEAALTDQLGEKIAVVAISDALKGSLYDPEGLELQTALRVVNETDSLSAYPDTPTLTRDMNAFDTIQHSSADTIVEVTYTNVETGQPAIDHCRYAFESGKNVVTTNKGPVALAYKELSQLAKKRGVRWGFEGTVMSGTPSLRMPINSLAGNEIREIKGIFNGTTNYMLTRMESGLTYAEALEEAQANGYAEANPTSDVEGYDAMYKILILSNVIMKVPLSKEQIQRRGITDIHRSDIEQASNEGKRWKLVARVRRNEDHTVSASVAPEQLPMTDPLAGIAGATNAITYDCDLSGPITLVGAGAGKVETGFSLLIDIINIVRNQM
- a CDS encoding ABC transporter substrate-binding protein; this encodes MRPLSKLSIPVLIGAVSVAALTGCGAKSTTGGGSTGNSSGGNQSTSSTPNKNTLLGKVMSTHTLTIAESAYAPEDFQDPKTKKWTGYDIDILKGFAKTLGAKLKVDSMPFASSIQAVGSKRADITIDIYYNKKRAKVLSFSRPMLNYADVIAVNSKNPKVSSPTVAALKGKKIAVVQGSAEVAEAKKIPNAKIKTYSTVAESFLALSQGRVAADLQPSTDPAWAVHKNSHLKVKILGDVPSSISPSIQSLRGYYGVPKGTYSQSFLKKLNTYLKKIAANGTEQKILDKYGLKSSVFLKGIAQAPNTYS
- a CDS encoding aldehyde dehydrogenase family protein — encoded protein: MKTQTAGTPMLIAGQWEYGRDTIDVLDPQDNSLIDTVPAATKEDLLRALDAAQEGVKIAEQLTVKQRMEVLQGAADYVESRSEEYAIVIAREASKTIREARKEVARCVKTLRVSAGETRRISGETIPFDEAAGGENRVGYYYRIPIGLIAAITPFNDPLNLVAHKVGPAIAGGNAVIVKPATVTPLSALKLAEAFIAAGLPEKVLTVITGHGSEIGDALVSHPAVRMVSFTGGLDAGNHISKTAGLKKIGMELGSNSPVIVLSDADLEDAVQASVSGAFYAAGQNCLGVQRIYVQNDVYDKFIDRFVSSTKHLQTGDKLSEETDMGPLITEKEAKRIEKWVNEAVLDGAQILTGGHRNGAYYEPTVLVNVTPGSKIAVEEVFGPVVSIFRVSNLNEAINFANSVNYGLQAGIFTNGVSEAFKAIQRLEVGGVMINDSSDYRLDAMPFGGVKASGLGREGIRFSLEQMTEPKVACFKLS